In one window of Prevotella fusca JCM 17724 DNA:
- a CDS encoding efflux transporter outer membrane subunit, giving the protein MKKTNIIIIALAALSLTGCKSLYGTYKRPDVKTNGVVRDPVDDKATLEGANDFGNLPWRSVFTDPHLQVLIEKALNNNPDLLNAALNVDIAEQQVKAAKLSFLPSVVFAPTGTISHFGTHTSSTQSYTLPISASWEVDLFGKLRSSKRAAQMVMMQTQDYKVYTQTTLVSGVANLYYTLLMLDRQKQIVDGMSGLTKNTWDMMKLQMEFGRARSTSVQSAEAAYYSVQTQAADIRRQIRETENSLSLLLGEPAQAIARGSLDNQSLPASFAGGIGVQLLSNRADVHANEMALAQCFYNIQTARSRFYPAMTISPTGAWTNSGGMVNPGKLLLSVVGSLTQPIFMRGQLKAGLRVAEDKYKQAYNTWQNSILKAGAEVSNALVAYNAADEKEQLRKQQIDVLKKNVEHTQMLYTQSSSTYLEVITAQQNLLNAEISQVKEQFTKLQSIVNLYKALGGGAK; this is encoded by the coding sequence ATGAAGAAAACAAATATAATCATCATAGCTCTTGCAGCCTTGTCACTGACAGGCTGTAAGAGTCTCTATGGTACTTACAAACGTCCCGATGTGAAGACGAACGGTGTTGTGCGTGACCCTGTTGACGACAAGGCAACGCTTGAGGGTGCCAACGACTTCGGGAATCTGCCGTGGCGCAGTGTCTTCACTGACCCGCATCTGCAGGTACTCATTGAGAAGGCACTTAATAATAACCCGGACTTGCTCAATGCTGCTCTGAATGTTGACATCGCCGAGCAGCAGGTCAAGGCTGCCAAACTGTCGTTCCTGCCGTCAGTAGTGTTTGCACCGACGGGTACTATTTCCCATTTTGGCACACACACATCATCAACCCAGTCTTACACACTTCCCATCTCGGCAAGCTGGGAAGTAGACCTCTTTGGTAAACTTCGTTCATCAAAGAGGGCTGCCCAGATGGTGATGATGCAGACACAGGATTATAAGGTTTATACGCAGACGACGCTTGTCAGTGGTGTTGCCAATCTTTATTACACCCTCTTGATGCTCGACCGTCAGAAGCAGATAGTTGATGGCATGTCTGGTCTGACCAAGAATACCTGGGATATGATGAAGCTCCAGATGGAGTTCGGACGTGCACGTTCAACGAGCGTGCAGAGTGCTGAGGCTGCTTACTACAGTGTTCAGACGCAGGCTGCTGACATTCGTCGTCAGATTCGTGAGACAGAGAATTCGCTCAGTTTGCTCCTTGGAGAGCCGGCTCAGGCAATTGCACGTGGCAGTCTTGATAACCAGAGTCTGCCTGCCAGCTTCGCAGGTGGTATCGGTGTACAGCTGTTGAGCAATCGTGCTGATGTACATGCCAACGAGATGGCTTTGGCGCAGTGTTTCTATAACATCCAGACTGCACGCAGCCGTTTCTATCCTGCAATGACCATTTCGCCGACTGGCGCATGGACCAACAGCGGTGGTATGGTGAATCCGGGCAAACTGCTTTTGAGTGTTGTGGGGAGTCTTACCCAGCCTATCTTCATGCGTGGTCAGCTGAAAGCAGGCTTGCGTGTTGCTGAAGATAAGTACAAGCAGGCATATAACACGTGGCAGAACAGCATTCTCAAGGCAGGGGCAGAGGTGAGCAACGCACTTGTTGCCTACAATGCTGCCGATGAGAAGGAACAGTTGCGTAAGCAACAGATTGATGTCTTGAAGAAGAATGTTGAGCATACACAGATGCTCTATACACAGAGTTCAAGCACTTATCTTGAGGTCATTACCGCACAGCAGAATCTGCTCAATGCCGAGATTTCACAGGTAAAGGAACAATTTACGAAACTTCAGTCGATTGTCAACCTGTATAAAGCTCTGGGTGGAGGTGCAAAGTAG
- a CDS encoding DUF1599 domain-containing protein, which translates to MASQLTKTQQEFQDILAECRSLFGKKLHDYGASWRILRPSSLTDQLFIKAKRIRSLEITGESLVGEGIRPEFIALINYSIVGLIQLAKGFVDSVDMSPDEALALYDSYAKEAYELMIKKNHDYGEAWRDMRVSSYTDLILTKIERIKEIEDLGGETLVSEGIDANYMDIMNYAVFGAIKLHE; encoded by the coding sequence ATGGCAAGTCAACTGACAAAGACACAGCAGGAATTTCAAGACATACTCGCAGAGTGCAGAAGTCTCTTCGGGAAGAAGCTCCACGATTATGGTGCTTCATGGCGCATTCTGCGCCCCTCATCCCTCACCGACCAGCTTTTCATCAAGGCGAAACGCATCCGCTCGCTGGAGATTACAGGCGAAAGTTTAGTGGGCGAAGGCATCCGCCCGGAGTTCATCGCACTGATAAACTATAGCATCGTAGGACTTATCCAGCTGGCAAAAGGCTTTGTCGACAGTGTTGACATGAGCCCGGACGAGGCATTGGCACTCTATGACAGCTACGCAAAGGAAGCCTACGAGCTGATGATAAAGAAGAACCATGACTATGGCGAGGCTTGGAGAGACATGCGTGTAAGCAGCTATACTGACCTCATCCTCACAAAGATAGAACGTATCAAGGAAATCGAGGACCTTGGCGGGGAAACCCTCGTCAGCGAGGGCATCGATGCCAATTACATGGATATAATGAACTACGCCGTCTTCGGAGCTATCAAACTGCATGAATAG
- a CDS encoding efflux RND transporter permease subunit, giving the protein MTFTRFIKRPVLSTVISIFFVLLGVIGLVSLPIEQYPNIAPPTISISTFYQGADAQTVLNSVITPLEESINGVENMTYMESTATNAGMAMITVYFKQGADPNMAAVNVQNRVSQAQALLPAEVTRVGVTVSKRQSSNVVMYSLTTDDGRYDDEFLTNYNNINIVPMLKRVNGVGDVQTPGMKSYSMRVWLYPDKMKQHKLVPSDISGALAEQNIEAAPGSFGEQSNLKFEYTMRYKGRLKTPEEYGNIIISSNTNGQTVHLRDVAKIELGGLQYSVSMKNNNRPAVIGMVNQVAGSNATQIADDVKVALAEAQKQMPPGMKVTIEQDVTEFLFASIEEVVFTLFITLLLVFFVVYVFLQDFRSTLIPMIAVPVALIGTFFFLWVFGFSINLLTLSALLLAIAIVVDDAIVVVEAVHAKLDLGYKSAMTAAIDAMNEISGAIISITLVMSAVFVPVSFIGGTSGTFYREFGVTMAVSIVISALNALTLSPALCAIFLKPHGKDEEHKKLSRVDRFHMAFNTQYDKINSKYQKIVDKVINHRWISGVSVVLGVIALVLTMTFTKTGLVPNEDTGTLFAMISLPPGTSQVETQKVTDQIDRMLASNPYIERREQIVGYNFMAGQGSNQSTFIIKLKPFAEREYGLFDRIKSVFNGAGIAGLFIDPTSSNMVLGMIYKQTSSIKGAQIIAFGPPMIPGYGLSNGVSFVLQDKTGGDLNKFYKVAQDYLAALNKRPEFSRALTTYNPNYPQYMVDVDVAKAKQAGTSPAAILSVLQGYYGGMYASNFNAYGKLFRVMIQGTVESRMSEAGLSNIYVRTAGGMSPVSEFCTLKRVYGPANITRFNLFTSISISATPADGYSSGQAIQAAEEVAKQVLPQGYGYEFSGLTRSERESSNSTAMIFVLCIVFVYLILSAQYESYILPLAVILSIPFGLAGAFLFTLIFGHSNDIYMQISLIMLIGLLAKNAILIVEFALERRRTGMAIKYAAILGAGARLRPILMTSLAMVIGLLPLMFASGVGHNGNQTLGAAAVGGMLIGTLCQVFIVPALFAFFQYLQERIKPLVFEDEASRDVIKELEQFSKGPAVDYKIEE; this is encoded by the coding sequence ATGACATTTACGAGATTTATCAAGCGACCGGTATTGTCAACGGTTATATCAATCTTCTTCGTACTTCTGGGTGTGATAGGATTGGTGTCACTGCCTATTGAACAGTATCCGAATATTGCACCTCCTACGATTTCTATATCAACATTTTATCAGGGAGCTGATGCACAGACTGTTTTGAATTCGGTTATTACACCATTGGAGGAAAGTATCAATGGTGTTGAGAACATGACCTATATGGAGTCCACGGCAACCAATGCCGGTATGGCAATGATTACTGTTTACTTCAAACAGGGAGCTGACCCGAACATGGCAGCTGTGAACGTGCAGAACCGTGTGTCACAGGCACAGGCGCTGCTGCCGGCTGAAGTGACACGTGTGGGTGTGACGGTGTCGAAGCGTCAGAGCTCAAACGTTGTCATGTATTCGTTGACTACGGATGACGGGCGATACGATGATGAGTTCCTTACGAACTATAACAATATCAATATCGTGCCGATGTTGAAACGTGTCAATGGTGTGGGTGACGTACAGACACCTGGTATGAAGAGCTACTCCATGCGTGTCTGGCTGTACCCGGATAAGATGAAGCAGCATAAACTCGTGCCGTCTGACATCTCCGGGGCTCTGGCTGAGCAGAACATCGAGGCTGCACCAGGTTCGTTCGGTGAGCAGAGCAACCTCAAGTTTGAATACACCATGCGCTATAAAGGACGTCTGAAGACGCCTGAGGAGTATGGCAATATCATTATTTCAAGCAATACGAATGGTCAGACAGTCCACTTGCGCGATGTGGCTAAGATAGAGTTAGGTGGTCTGCAGTATTCTGTTTCTATGAAGAATAACAACCGCCCGGCTGTTATTGGTATGGTAAACCAGGTCGCAGGTTCAAATGCTACGCAGATTGCTGATGACGTCAAGGTTGCTCTGGCAGAAGCACAGAAGCAGATGCCGCCGGGCATGAAGGTTACCATAGAGCAGGATGTAACAGAGTTCCTCTTTGCATCTATTGAAGAGGTCGTCTTTACATTGTTTATTACCCTTTTGCTGGTGTTCTTCGTTGTGTATGTCTTTTTGCAGGACTTCCGCTCAACACTTATCCCTATGATAGCCGTTCCTGTGGCTTTGATAGGTACGTTCTTCTTCCTCTGGGTATTCGGATTCTCCATCAACCTGCTGACACTTTCGGCATTGCTGTTGGCGATTGCGATTGTAGTCGATGATGCGATTGTGGTAGTTGAGGCTGTTCATGCCAAGCTCGACTTGGGCTATAAGAGTGCCATGACTGCTGCTATAGATGCGATGAACGAAATCTCTGGTGCTATTATCTCCATTACCTTGGTGATGTCAGCCGTGTTCGTTCCCGTATCATTCATCGGTGGAACTTCTGGTACGTTCTATCGTGAGTTCGGTGTGACGATGGCTGTGTCTATCGTTATCTCTGCGTTGAATGCCTTGACACTGTCTCCGGCACTCTGCGCTATCTTCCTCAAACCGCATGGTAAGGATGAGGAACATAAGAAACTTTCACGTGTTGACCGCTTCCACATGGCTTTCAATACACAGTATGATAAGATTAACAGCAAGTACCAGAAGATTGTAGACAAGGTTATCAATCATCGTTGGATATCTGGTGTGTCTGTGGTTTTGGGTGTCATAGCCCTCGTATTGACGATGACTTTCACCAAGACTGGTCTTGTCCCGAACGAGGATACGGGTACATTGTTTGCCATGATCAGTCTGCCACCGGGTACATCACAGGTGGAGACACAGAAGGTGACTGACCAGATTGACAGAATGCTGGCAAGCAATCCATACATTGAACGCCGTGAGCAGATTGTAGGTTATAACTTCATGGCAGGACAGGGTTCAAACCAGTCAACCTTTATTATCAAGCTGAAGCCGTTTGCCGAGCGTGAATATGGCTTGTTTGACCGTATAAAGTCTGTATTCAACGGTGCAGGTATTGCTGGTCTGTTCATTGACCCTACTTCATCCAATATGGTCTTGGGTATGATTTACAAGCAGACATCAAGTATCAAGGGGGCACAGATTATTGCTTTCGGTCCACCGATGATTCCTGGTTATGGTCTGTCAAATGGTGTATCCTTTGTCTTGCAGGATAAGACGGGTGGCGACCTCAATAAGTTCTATAAGGTGGCACAGGACTATCTGGCAGCATTGAACAAGCGTCCGGAGTTCAGCCGTGCACTTACTACTTACAATCCTAACTATCCACAGTATATGGTTGATGTTGATGTAGCAAAGGCAAAGCAGGCTGGAACATCACCTGCTGCAATCCTTTCCGTGTTGCAGGGATACTACGGAGGAATGTACGCATCCAACTTCAATGCCTATGGTAAGCTCTTCCGTGTCATGATTCAAGGTACAGTTGAGAGCCGTATGAGCGAGGCTGGACTGAGCAATATCTATGTAAGAACTGCCGGAGGAATGTCGCCTGTAAGTGAGTTCTGTACATTGAAGCGTGTCTACGGACCGGCGAATATTACCCGTTTCAACCTCTTCACCTCTATCTCCATCAGTGCAACACCTGCCGATGGTTATTCTTCAGGTCAGGCTATTCAGGCTGCTGAGGAAGTGGCAAAGCAGGTTTTGCCACAGGGATATGGTTACGAGTTCTCAGGTCTGACCCGTTCGGAGCGTGAATCATCCAACTCAACAGCGATGATATTCGTGCTTTGTATCGTATTCGTCTACTTGATTCTGAGTGCCCAGTATGAGAGTTACATCCTTCCGCTGGCTGTAATCCTCTCTATTCCGTTCGGTCTGGCTGGAGCATTCCTCTTCACATTAATCTTCGGACATAGTAACGATATCTACATGCAGATCTCTCTGATTATGTTGATTGGTCTGTTGGCAAAGAATGCCATCCTTATCGTTGAGTTTGCTCTTGAGCGTCGCCGTACGGGTATGGCTATCAAGTATGCTGCCATCTTGGGTGCCGGTGCCCGTCTCCGTCCTATCCTTATGACCTCTCTTGCGATGGTTATCGGTTTGTTGCCATTGATGTTTGCAAGTGGTGTAGGTCATAACGGTAACCAGACACTGGGTGCAGCAGCTGTAGGCGGAATGTTGATAGGTACACTCTGTCAGGTGTTCATTGTACCGGCTCTGTTTGCTTTCTTCCAGTACTTACAGGAGCGCATCAAGCCTCTCGTCTTCGAGGATGAGGCAAGCCGTGACGTTATCAAGGAACTTGAACAGTTCTCAAAAGGTCCGGCTGTTGATTATAAGATAGAAGAGTAG
- the lpxA gene encoding acyl-ACP--UDP-N-acetylglucosamine O-acyltransferase → MSSVISPKAEISPKAKIGDGCTIFPFVYIEDDVVIGDNCVIFPFVSILNGTRMGNGNKIHQGAVLAALPQDFDFVGEKSEMVMGDNNIIRENVVINRATHRGCKTVLGSNNFLMEGAHISHDTVVGDRCVFGYGAKIAGDCRIGTGALISSNVVEKGNTRVGEYAVVQAGTTFSKDVPPYIIAGGSPVGYHGVNTTVGKRAGADEKILKHIANAYRLLFHGQTSVFDACIQIEQQVPASPEIRNIVDFLRSTEEGIISKL, encoded by the coding sequence ATGAGTAGCGTAATCAGTCCAAAAGCCGAGATTTCTCCAAAGGCAAAGATTGGAGACGGCTGTACGATATTCCCGTTCGTATATATAGAGGATGATGTTGTCATCGGTGACAACTGTGTCATCTTCCCCTTCGTGAGCATCTTGAACGGTACACGGATGGGTAACGGTAACAAGATTCATCAGGGGGCAGTACTTGCTGCCTTACCACAGGATTTCGATTTTGTGGGTGAGAAGAGCGAGATGGTCATGGGTGACAATAATATCATCCGGGAGAATGTGGTCATCAACCGTGCTACACACCGTGGCTGCAAGACGGTTCTCGGTTCAAACAACTTCCTCATGGAGGGTGCACATATCAGCCACGACACCGTTGTCGGTGACCGTTGTGTCTTTGGTTATGGAGCAAAGATTGCAGGTGACTGCAGGATTGGTACGGGTGCACTTATCTCATCTAATGTTGTTGAGAAAGGCAACACCCGTGTAGGTGAGTATGCTGTGGTGCAGGCTGGTACAACCTTCTCAAAGGACGTTCCTCCCTATATCATAGCAGGTGGTTCGCCTGTCGGTTATCACGGTGTAAACACTACTGTTGGCAAAAGGGCAGGTGCTGATGAGAAGATTCTGAAACACATTGCCAATGCCTATCGTCTGTTGTTCCATGGTCAGACATCAGTCTTTGATGCCTGCATACAGATAGAACAGCAGGTGCCTGCTTCGCCCGAAATCCGTAACATCGTTGATTTCTTGCGTAGTACAGAAGAAGGAATCATCAGCAAATTGTAA
- a CDS encoding CCA tRNA nucleotidyltransferase, whose translation MRDLSDAELAQLIDKDIFHHISDAADKLGLECYVVGGYVRDLFLERPSNDIDVVVVGSGIQVASELKSILGKKAHLSVFRNFGTAQVKYKDTEVEFVGARKESYSHDSRKPVVENGTLEDDQNRRDFTINAMAVCLNKSRFGELVDPFGGVDDLWDGIIRTPLDPDVTFSDDPLRMMRCVRFATQLNFFIEDETFEALERNAERIKIISGERIEEELNKIMMTATPSKGFIELYRCGLLQLILPELVALDVVDTRNGRAHKNNFYHTLEVLDNICKHTDNLWLRWSALLHDVGKAKCKRWDAAAGWTFHNHNFVGAKMVPNIFRRLKLPMDSKMKYVQKQVDLHMRPIAIADEEVTDSAVRRLMNDAGDDIDDLMTLCEADITSKNAVRKQRFLDNFRIVREKLKDLKERDYKRLLQPCVDGNEIMEMFHLKPSREVGELKQTLKDAVLDNRVPNEREPLLALLREKAKELGLI comes from the coding sequence ATGCGAGACCTCTCAGATGCTGAATTGGCACAGCTTATAGATAAAGATATATTCCATCATATTTCAGACGCAGCCGACAAACTGGGCTTGGAGTGCTATGTTGTAGGCGGTTATGTGCGTGACCTGTTCTTGGAACGTCCGTCAAATGATATTGATGTGGTCGTTGTGGGGAGTGGTATTCAGGTGGCAAGTGAACTGAAATCCATCTTGGGTAAGAAAGCACACTTGTCGGTTTTCCGCAATTTCGGTACGGCACAGGTGAAGTATAAGGACACGGAGGTGGAATTTGTCGGTGCGCGAAAGGAAAGTTATAGTCACGACAGCAGGAAACCTGTAGTGGAAAATGGTACATTGGAAGATGACCAGAACCGTCGCGACTTTACCATCAATGCGATGGCAGTGTGCTTGAACAAATCACGCTTCGGCGAGCTGGTTGACCCTTTCGGTGGTGTTGATGACCTTTGGGACGGTATTATCCGCACACCCCTCGACCCGGATGTGACTTTCTCTGATGACCCATTGCGTATGATGCGCTGTGTGCGTTTTGCTACGCAGCTCAATTTCTTCATTGAAGACGAAACCTTTGAGGCTTTGGAGCGCAATGCTGAACGAATCAAGATTATCAGTGGGGAGCGTATTGAGGAGGAGTTGAATAAAATTATGATGACTGCAACACCGAGCAAGGGATTCATTGAATTGTACCGTTGCGGACTTCTTCAGCTCATCCTTCCCGAGCTTGTTGCGCTTGATGTCGTGGACACAAGGAACGGGCGGGCACACAAGAATAACTTTTATCATACGCTTGAAGTGCTGGATAATATCTGTAAGCACACGGATAACCTCTGGTTGCGCTGGTCGGCACTGCTCCATGATGTCGGCAAGGCAAAGTGTAAGCGTTGGGATGCTGCGGCTGGATGGACTTTCCATAACCATAACTTCGTGGGTGCGAAGATGGTTCCTAACATCTTCCGACGGTTGAAACTTCCGATGGACAGCAAGATGAAGTATGTGCAGAAGCAGGTTGACCTGCACATGCGTCCGATTGCTATTGCCGATGAGGAGGTGACGGATTCTGCTGTACGGCGGTTGATGAATGATGCAGGCGACGATATTGATGACCTGATGACCCTCTGTGAAGCCGATATAACGAGTAAGAATGCAGTTCGTAAACAACGTTTCCTGGATAATTTCCGCATTGTGCGAGAGAAGCTGAAGGATTTGAAAGAGCGTGATTACAAGCGTTTGCTGCAGCCCTGTGTTGACGGTAATGAGATAATGGAGATGTTCCATCTGAAGCCGAGCAGGGAAGTGGGAGAATTGAAGCAGACACTGAAGGACGCCGTACTTGACAACAGGGTGCCTAATGAGCGTGAACCGCTGTTGGCACTATTGAGAGAAAAGGCAAAGGAACTGGGATTAATATAG
- a CDS encoding DUF1810 family protein: MLGAIIGDIVGSAYEFNNTKKKDFHLFTPKSKFTDDTVMTLAVAEWLTVDKEHSKEGLVLRMQTLGRQYPTAGYGGSFMRWLYNQKPEPYNSCGNGSAMRVSPVAFYAHSLDEALTLATISAEVTHNHPEGIKGARAVASAIYLARAGASKEEIKTYVEENFQYDLNLQLDDIRPTYVYDMTCQKTVPQAILSFLESEGFEDAIRLAVSLGGDSDTIAAMAGSIAQAFYGVPRKLATCCYALLTPGLRAILNDFEEMMGCRAADPFDIERFIEAQNAGNAYQQALEEMRRGHKTTHWIWYVFPQLKGLGRSVYAQYYGLADMEEARTYLACPVLNERLYEISNAVLAHADGEVETVMGSHVDAMKLRSSMTLFDAVRPNDVFGKVLDAFYHGNKDERTLREIGQNV; encoded by the coding sequence ATGTTAGGAGCAATCATCGGTGACATCGTAGGCTCGGCGTATGAGTTCAATAATACAAAGAAGAAAGACTTTCATCTGTTTACGCCGAAGAGTAAGTTCACAGACGACACCGTAATGACATTGGCTGTGGCAGAATGGCTTACAGTAGATAAGGAGCACAGTAAAGAAGGACTTGTGCTGCGAATGCAGACCTTGGGCAGACAGTATCCGACGGCAGGATATGGTGGGAGCTTTATGCGGTGGCTGTATAATCAGAAGCCTGAACCCTACAATAGTTGTGGGAACGGTTCGGCTATGAGGGTGAGTCCCGTGGCTTTCTATGCACATAGTCTTGATGAGGCTTTGACGTTAGCGACGATCTCTGCAGAGGTTACGCATAATCATCCTGAAGGCATTAAAGGCGCAAGGGCAGTTGCATCAGCGATTTATCTTGCACGGGCAGGAGCATCAAAAGAGGAGATAAAAACCTATGTGGAGGAAAATTTCCAGTATGACTTGAACCTGCAGCTGGATGATATTCGTCCTACTTACGTCTACGATATGACCTGTCAGAAGACTGTTCCGCAGGCTATCCTCTCCTTTCTGGAAAGTGAAGGCTTTGAAGATGCGATCCGGCTTGCGGTTTCCTTGGGTGGCGATTCGGATACGATAGCGGCGATGGCTGGGAGTATTGCGCAAGCCTTCTATGGTGTTCCGAGGAAACTTGCTACCTGTTGTTATGCCCTTCTTACACCTGGATTGCGTGCCATCCTCAATGACTTTGAGGAGATGATGGGCTGTCGGGCTGCCGATCCTTTCGACATAGAACGTTTCATCGAGGCGCAGAATGCGGGCAATGCCTATCAGCAAGCACTGGAAGAGATGAGGCGGGGACATAAAACGACGCATTGGATATGGTATGTCTTCCCGCAACTGAAAGGACTCGGACGTAGCGTTTATGCGCAGTATTACGGCTTGGCGGATATGGAAGAAGCCCGGACTTATCTTGCATGTCCTGTCTTGAACGAGCGGTTATATGAGATTTCCAATGCAGTATTAGCACATGCCGACGGGGAAGTTGAAACGGTAATGGGCAGCCATGTAGATGCTATGAAGCTCAGGTCGTCAATGACGCTCTTCGATGCAGTCAGACCAAATGATGTTTTTGGTAAGGTCCTTGATGCCTTTTATCATGGAAATAAGGATGAGAGGACACTTCGGGAGATAGGTCAAAACGTGTAG
- a CDS encoding efflux RND transporter periplasmic adaptor subunit: MKKSKILLSAIAAVAVLLAGCSGGQRSLPTSNEYPVVTIGASNAQLKTTYPATIKGVQDVEVRPKVSGFITKLYVHEGEYVRAGQVLFVVDNSTYQAAVRQAEAQVASAQSGVAGAQARVVQANASLNSANAQAATSRMTYNNSKNLYNNKVIGDYELETAKNAYETAQAAVRQAQSGVASAQASVTQAEAAVRQAQAMLATAKDNLGFCYVKSPASGYIGSLPYKEGALVSASSAQPVTTVSNTSSMEVYFSMTEADVLKLSRTNNGLSNAIKAFPGVSLLLADGSTYNHEGVVVKTSGIIDATTGTVSVIARFPNPEHLLKSGGSGQIVIAKTNNRALLVPQEATVQVQNKIFVYKVDADSKVHYTEITVDPQNDGMNYIVTSGLKMGDRIVSKGLSNLEDGAKITALTPAEYDKAIEKAEKLGENQSSASGFLKAMKGEDK, translated from the coding sequence ATGAAGAAAAGCAAAATCTTACTGTCAGCAATAGCAGCAGTGGCGGTGTTACTTGCAGGTTGTAGTGGAGGACAGAGAAGTCTTCCAACAAGCAATGAATATCCGGTAGTTACGATTGGTGCATCAAACGCACAGCTGAAGACAACTTATCCGGCTACCATCAAAGGTGTGCAGGATGTTGAGGTGCGTCCGAAGGTGAGTGGCTTTATCACAAAGCTGTATGTACATGAAGGTGAGTATGTCCGTGCGGGACAGGTGCTCTTTGTTGTAGACAACTCTACTTATCAGGCTGCTGTTCGTCAGGCCGAGGCTCAGGTTGCATCAGCACAGAGCGGTGTTGCTGGTGCTCAGGCTCGTGTTGTACAGGCAAATGCAAGCCTTAATTCAGCCAATGCCCAGGCTGCAACTTCCCGTATGACTTATAACAACAGCAAGAACCTTTATAATAATAAGGTAATTGGTGATTACGAGCTGGAAACAGCCAAGAACGCATACGAAACAGCCCAGGCAGCAGTTCGTCAGGCACAAAGCGGTGTTGCATCAGCTCAGGCTTCTGTTACACAGGCAGAGGCAGCAGTCCGTCAGGCACAGGCAATGCTTGCGACAGCCAAGGATAATCTTGGTTTCTGCTATGTGAAGAGTCCTGCGTCGGGCTATATCGGCAGTCTTCCTTATAAGGAGGGTGCTTTGGTCAGTGCATCATCAGCACAGCCTGTTACCACTGTCAGCAATACCTCTTCAATGGAGGTCTATTTCTCAATGACGGAGGCAGATGTGCTGAAACTCAGCCGTACAAACAATGGACTCAGTAATGCCATCAAGGCTTTCCCAGGTGTCAGTCTGTTGCTGGCTGATGGTTCCACCTACAATCATGAGGGTGTAGTTGTCAAGACCAGTGGTATTATTGATGCAACAACAGGTACTGTGAGCGTCATTGCTCGTTTTCCTAACCCGGAGCACTTGTTGAAGAGCGGTGGTAGCGGTCAGATTGTCATTGCCAAGACTAACAATCGTGCTTTGCTGGTGCCACAGGAGGCTACAGTACAGGTACAGAATAAGATTTTTGTATATAAGGTTGATGCTGATAGCAAGGTACACTATACCGAGATTACTGTTGATCCGCAGAATGATGGTATGAATTACATCGTGACAAGCGGTCTTAAAATGGGTGACCGTATTGTGAGCAAGGGTCTCTCAAATCTTGAGGATGGTGCAAAGATTACGGCACTTACTCCTGCTGAGTATGATAAAGCCATTGAGAAAGCAGAGAAGTTAGGCGAGAACCAAAGCTCTGCATCAGGCTTCCTCAAAGCAATGAAGGGAGAAGATAAGTAA